The Pieris rapae chromosome 13, ilPieRapa1.1, whole genome shotgun sequence genomic sequence GCATTGGTATTAGTCGACTGCCTggactttttattttcatgtcaGCTGGACCAACAGAACTCGCATGACTTTTATTAACTTTGTCCTCAGTCAGGTTTAATGTTGATACTAGAATTGTTTCTGTAGAGTTATTTGTCGTTGCCTCGGTGACTAAAGTGTCTTTATCGGTGATATTACTTGCATCAGACGCATTATTAAGTGGTGGTATTTCCATTATTTCCCGTTTACTTCTATGTGTTCTAACGAGCGGCGTCCTATCTAGAAGTTTTATATCCGGGGAAACATCCAGATTGAAAAAAGAGCTTGTTTGGTTCATTAAATTGTGTATCACATGGAAAAATAAGGAAAAGATTTCGTTGTCGTCATCGCGTTTCATGGAGTTAAATATGTCCATGTATTTCTCAGTTTCGATACCTTCGTTGTGCTGTTTCAATATTGCtccaattttattacttacatcTTGTCGATTGTTATAAAGATGATTAAATGTGTCGAGATCTATTCCAATCCCTCCAGTTTGCCAGACCGAGAGAATCCTTGCATAAAACGGCAGATACATAGACGGAATGCTCTTCCACTTGTATTTTAACGGTGTCTTCGCCATGAATTTACCGAGAGTCATTATAGTTATATTGACGTTTTGATACCTTCTTTGGAAGTCTCTAATCTCTCTCCGGTTACTTTGCTCCACAATTACGTTTAGCGTTCCAGGTATTGCAGGGAGTCGCTTGAATAGCCTAGGTCTCTTTCCAGTTTGCGCAAAGTCATcaacaagaaaataaacattaaatcgTAGAGATGGGTACTGTACGGCCATCGCTGAGAGGTATTCAGAATAGATTGTAAGAGGAATGTAGGATCCC encodes the following:
- the LOC111004229 gene encoding uncharacterized protein LOC111004229, which encodes MEHDPRVNRDEQYPLLKVEATDGGGDTKPQPPPSIVTTSWTTSRTPKPSWLNRWPECMSACWMTIIVFAVSFLVFYSLGIYVAYRRQPVVVFKCNNSKPASDVYYHHVVQKGSYIPLTIYSEYLSAMAVQYPSLRFNVYFLVDDFAQTGKRPRLFKRLPAIPGTLNVIVEQSNRREIRDFQRRYQNVNITIMTLGKFMAKTPLKYKWKSIPSMYLPFYARILSVWQTGGIGIDLDTFNHLYNNRQDVSNKIGAILKQHNEGIETEKYMDIFNSMKRDDDNEIFSLFFHVIHNLMNQTSSFFNLDVSPDIKLLDRTPLVRTHRSKREIMEIPPLNNASDASNITDKDTLVTEATTNNSTETILVSTLNLTEDKVNKSHASSVGPADMKIKSPGSRLIPMPLDFPQVMIFYDFLVSDDVGPSYPSLAPVNPATPMKITEFKKLAKHGKMSNHLSVSFDGAFVAAPMCYHPFLTQLLSTGCKRENPSIAIKDTFMSQCSTFLRDDVYCDNIYIIDSIFN